From the genome of Bacillota bacterium, one region includes:
- a CDS encoding phenylacetate--CoA ligase family protein, with product MLSPDIYWNPVLETMPVEKLKELQLIKFKKILKWAYDNSRLYRGLYDEAGLTPGDIRTWGDINKVPLLEKESYRRAQYKEPWPYGDSLCVPLEDVTVYHQTSGTTGQPIVQPDTWQDWEWWAETWCQFLWAMGFRNTDRVYLPFGYNVFVAYWAGHYAAEKIGCEIVSGALLNTEERILKMKELRATAFMATPTYVLGMADTARKMGIDPRDLGITKILCAGEPGASVPTTKKRMEDAWGCNVYDHIGATEMGAWGYECSCKPGGMHVNEAFFLAELLDLDTGAPIEEPNKLGKVVITAFDRLAQPCVRYDTKDVAMWSENGCACGRTHRVFKGGIQGRIDHITKVKGVLFSPVAVEEAVRSLDKLGNEYELVVNKRGDVDRITLKYELAPGYEGHEKEVETELAILLRL from the coding sequence ATGCTTAGCCCAGACATTTATTGGAATCCTGTTTTGGAAACCATGCCGGTTGAAAAACTAAAAGAACTCCAATTAATCAAATTTAAAAAGATATTGAAATGGGCTTATGATAATTCAAGGCTATACAGAGGGCTTTATGATGAAGCTGGTTTAACCCCAGGAGACATTAGAACATGGGGCGATATCAATAAAGTGCCGCTATTAGAAAAAGAGAGTTACCGGCGGGCCCAGTACAAGGAGCCGTGGCCTTATGGTGATTCTCTTTGTGTTCCTTTAGAAGATGTAACAGTTTACCATCAAACCAGTGGCACCACAGGGCAGCCGATAGTCCAGCCTGATACGTGGCAGGACTGGGAGTGGTGGGCAGAAACCTGGTGCCAGTTCCTGTGGGCGATGGGTTTTAGAAATACCGATAGGGTTTATCTACCCTTTGGGTACAATGTGTTTGTTGCTTATTGGGCAGGCCACTATGCGGCTGAGAAAATAGGCTGTGAGATTGTTTCGGGGGCCCTGTTGAACACAGAAGAAAGAATACTAAAAATGAAAGAGCTGCGGGCTACTGCTTTTATGGCTACACCTACCTATGTACTTGGTATGGCGGACACTGCCCGTAAAATGGGTATTGATCCAAGGGATCTGGGCATTACGAAAATTCTGTGTGCGGGCGAACCAGGTGCCAGTGTTCCAACCACTAAAAAAAGGATGGAAGATGCCTGGGGCTGCAATGTATATGACCATATTGGTGCCACGGAAATGGGAGCCTGGGGATATGAGTGTTCTTGTAAACCGGGCGGCATGCATGTTAATGAAGCCTTTTTCCTGGCAGAACTTCTCGATTTGGATACCGGGGCACCCATTGAGGAACCCAATAAACTTGGCAAGGTTGTCATCACAGCCTTCGATCGGCTAGCCCAACCATGTGTGCGTTATGATACCAAGGATGTGGCCATGTGGAGTGAAAATGGTTGTGCCTGTGGCCGCACGCACCGTGTGTTCAAAGGCGGAATCCAGGGCCGTATTGACCATATTACCAAAGTTAAAGGGGTTCTGTTCAGTCCTGTTGCTGTGGAAGAAGCGGTGCGGAGTTTAGATAAACTGGGTAACGAGTATGAATTGGTTGTGAATAAAAGAGGCGACGTAGACAGGATCACTTTGAAGTATGAACTGGCGCCTGGTTATGAAGGTCATGAAAAAGAAGTAGAGACGGAATTGGCCATATTGTTGCGATTGA